In Trueperaceae bacterium, one DNA window encodes the following:
- a CDS encoding NUDIX domain-containing protein, with protein MGNLSEPPLVVAVAAVLFRGERLLSMQRSKTKDAGPGLWETLSGRVRPGEDPVDAIKREIAEECGLEVDLDPRPVTAYPAKRIKEPMVVIVYRGRATGGEVVLSHEHDDYAWLTPGELAQRSPLQQLVRAAETAAALPW; from the coding sequence GTGGGCAACCTTTCCGAGCCTCCCCTCGTGGTCGCGGTGGCGGCCGTGCTGTTCAGAGGCGAACGGTTACTGAGCATGCAGCGCAGCAAGACGAAGGACGCGGGACCCGGGCTGTGGGAGACCCTCTCCGGAAGGGTGCGCCCTGGCGAGGATCCTGTCGATGCGATCAAACGCGAAATCGCCGAGGAGTGCGGCCTCGAAGTCGATCTCGATCCTAGACCGGTGACCGCCTATCCGGCCAAGCGGATCAAGGAACCGATGGTAGTCATCGTCTATCGCGGACGAGCGACCGGTGGCGAGGTCGTTCTGAGTCACGAGCACGACGACTACGCCTGGCTCACGCCTGGCGAGCTGGCGCAACGGAGTCCGTTGCAACAGCTTGTCCGCGCTGCCGAAACGGCAGCGGCGCTTCCGTGGTGA